The following proteins are co-located in the Shouchella hunanensis genome:
- a CDS encoding methionine ABC transporter permease: MLDRLFPNVVWENLWLATYETVYMTVIAAIATFFLGIILGLFLYLTAKGNPWENRFFYTFVGAVVNISRSIPFIILIILLIPFTRALVGTMFGPSAALPALIIGAAPFYARMVEIALREVDKGVVEASQAMGSSNGHIIFKVLLPESMPALISGITVTTVALIGYTAMAGTIGAGGLGTLAFQQGFQRTNTDVMIMATIVILAIVFIFQMIGDFLVNRLDKR, translated from the coding sequence ATGCTTGATCGACTCTTTCCAAATGTTGTCTGGGAAAATCTTTGGTTAGCCACCTATGAAACGGTTTATATGACTGTCATTGCAGCTATTGCCACATTCTTTCTAGGCATTATACTTGGTTTATTTCTTTATTTGACTGCAAAAGGAAATCCTTGGGAAAACCGTTTCTTTTATACCTTTGTAGGTGCTGTTGTGAATATCTCCCGCTCGATTCCATTCATTATCTTAATTATCCTGCTTATTCCATTTACTCGTGCTCTAGTGGGAACCATGTTTGGTCCAAGTGCCGCTTTACCAGCTCTTATTATTGGTGCTGCGCCCTTTTATGCACGAATGGTAGAAATTGCGCTTCGTGAAGTTGATAAAGGGGTTGTGGAAGCATCACAAGCAATGGGTTCTTCGAATGGACATATTATCTTTAAAGTGTTGTTGCCAGAATCCATGCCTGCTTTAATCTCAGGTATCACTGTCACAACGGTGGCTTTAATTGGGTATACCGCAATGGCTGGTACAATTGGTGCAGGGGGTCTTGGTACCTTAGCGTTCCAACAAGGCTTTCAACGGACAAATACGGATGTCATGATTATGGCGACGATCGTCATCTTAGCGATTGTATTTATATTTCAAATGATCGGCGATTTCTTGGTCAATCGTTTAGATAAAAGATAA
- a CDS encoding DUF2553 family protein, with the protein MENVNITQKVVAKYDGGRLKLYVDGAMIGEVIETSQGLQHHMNSGYIFDNEQIFQAQNEGWNEVTSFIEDSWH; encoded by the coding sequence ATGGAAAACGTAAATATCACTCAAAAAGTTGTCGCAAAGTATGACGGAGGTCGACTAAAGCTTTATGTCGATGGTGCAATGATCGGGGAAGTCATTGAGACAAGTCAAGGCCTTCAACATCATATGAATTCTGGCTATATCTTTGATAATGAGCAAATCTTTCAAGCGCAGAATGAAGGTTGGAATGAAGTAACTTCGTTTATTGAGGATAGTTGGCATTAA
- the sufU gene encoding Fe-S cluster assembly sulfur transfer protein SufU: MSSRDLDTLYRQVIMDHYKNPRNRGELDGDSLTVNLNNPTCGDRVQVQMKVKNGEVSEAVFTGEGCSISLASASMMTQAIKGLPVEQALKLSQIFSDMMQGKDYDEETFDLGDIEALSGVTKFPARIKCATLAWKALEQGLNDKPSS, encoded by the coding sequence ATGTCTTCTCGTGATTTAGATACACTGTATCGCCAAGTGATCATGGATCATTACAAAAACCCACGAAATCGTGGTGAACTTGACGGTGATTCCCTGACAGTCAACTTGAACAACCCTACATGTGGCGACCGTGTTCAAGTACAAATGAAAGTGAAAAATGGTGAGGTTTCAGAAGCGGTTTTTACTGGTGAAGGCTGTTCCATTAGTCTTGCGTCTGCTTCCATGATGACGCAAGCCATTAAGGGACTACCAGTTGAACAAGCATTAAAATTATCACAAATTTTTTCAGATATGATGCAAGGAAAAGACTATGATGAGGAAACGTTTGATTTAGGAGATATCGAAGCATTATCTGGTGTAACGAAGTTTCCGGCACGTATCAAATGTGCCACATTAGCCTGGAAGGCACTTGAACAAGGCTTGAACGATAAACCATCATCATAA
- the sufD gene encoding Fe-S cluster assembly protein SufD, producing the protein MSVETNPIIGAEDIMKRSELNNEPKWVSDLRLAALEKVEALELPKPDKTKIHNWDFVNFTQDLGQSKVVTAVDELSAEIREYLDEEATGNSLIVQDNASTVYQTSAPELNEKGVIFKDLATAFVENGDLVKKYLFSEAVGQDENKLTAMNAALMTGGVFIYVPKNVHVEVPLQALYASSRENGGLFNHVLLVAEDNSSVTYVENYAAYGDGIKVANVVAEVYVGAGARVSFGGVDTLATGTTTYIVRRGHVERDGRIEWALGQMNDGDTVADNTTYLVGDGSFADAKLVTIGTGQQKQNFTTLIKHYGKHSEGYILKHGVMTGRALGIFNGISKIEKAATKSHGEQTERVLMLGERARGDANPILLIDEDDVTAGHAASVGRIDPLQMFYLMSRGISRVEAERLVIHGFLEPVVSQLPVESVRKQMRSVIERKAQR; encoded by the coding sequence ATGTCAGTTGAGACAAATCCAATAATTGGAGCGGAAGACATTATGAAGCGCTCTGAATTAAATAATGAACCAAAATGGGTTAGTGACCTACGCTTAGCAGCTCTTGAAAAAGTTGAGGCATTGGAGCTACCTAAACCAGACAAAACGAAAATCCACAATTGGGATTTTGTAAACTTCACACAGGATTTAGGACAATCTAAAGTTGTCACTGCTGTAGACGAGCTATCAGCAGAAATTCGTGAATATCTTGATGAAGAAGCAACTGGCAACAGCTTAATCGTTCAAGATAATGCATCAACGGTTTATCAGACAAGTGCACCAGAGTTAAATGAAAAAGGCGTTATTTTTAAAGACCTTGCAACCGCATTTGTTGAGAATGGTGATCTTGTTAAAAAGTATCTTTTCTCTGAAGCAGTTGGACAAGATGAAAATAAATTAACGGCAATGAATGCAGCATTAATGACTGGTGGCGTATTCATTTACGTACCTAAAAATGTCCATGTTGAAGTCCCGCTACAAGCACTTTATGCGTCATCAAGAGAAAATGGTGGTCTTTTTAACCACGTACTTCTTGTTGCAGAAGATAATAGCTCTGTCACTTATGTTGAGAACTATGCAGCATATGGAGACGGCATCAAAGTAGCAAACGTAGTCGCTGAAGTATATGTAGGTGCGGGTGCCCGCGTTTCTTTCGGTGGGGTTGATACCCTTGCTACAGGAACTACAACATATATTGTTCGTCGTGGTCATGTAGAGCGCGATGGTCGTATTGAATGGGCACTTGGTCAAATGAATGATGGCGATACTGTTGCTGATAACACAACGTATTTAGTTGGTGACGGTTCGTTTGCCGATGCGAAGCTTGTCACAATTGGTACAGGCCAGCAGAAACAAAACTTTACAACGCTCATTAAACATTACGGTAAACATTCTGAAGGATACATTCTAAAGCATGGTGTTATGACTGGTCGTGCGCTTGGTATATTTAACGGTATTTCTAAGATTGAAAAAGCAGCGACGAAATCTCATGGGGAGCAAACGGAGCGTGTGTTAATGCTTGGTGAGCGTGCGCGTGGCGATGCAAACCCAATCCTTCTTATTGATGAAGATGATGTAACAGCCGGTCACGCAGCTTCAGTTGGTCGAATTGATCCTTTACAAATGTTCTATCTAATGAGTCGCGGTATTTCTCGGGTTGAAGCAGAGCGTCTTGTCATCCACGGATTCTTAGAGCCAGTTGTCTCTCAATTACCAGTGGAATCAGTTCGTAAACAAATGCGTTCTGTCATCGAGAGAAAGGCACAACGATGA
- a CDS encoding carboxymuconolactone decarboxylase family protein has translation MMVYKKGVGSFEEKMPIFAEKYNDFTEQCFKEGAISKKHKQLMALAMSIHAQDEYCIIYHTKGCIDNGCSEEELLEAVSVATAFGSGAALSQGATLVQEAYRELDNQVQ, from the coding sequence ATGATGGTTTATAAAAAAGGCGTGGGATCATTTGAAGAGAAGATGCCAATCTTTGCTGAAAAGTATAATGACTTTACAGAGCAGTGCTTTAAAGAAGGGGCTATTTCAAAAAAACATAAGCAACTAATGGCCCTTGCAATGAGTATTCATGCTCAAGATGAATATTGCATTATTTATCATACAAAAGGATGTATCGATAACGGTTGTAGTGAAGAGGAGTTACTTGAAGCGGTTTCGGTTGCAACGGCATTTGGTAGTGGGGCGGCGCTAAGTCAAGGAGCGACACTTGTTCAAGAAGCCTATCGTGAACTTGATAATCAAGTACAATAA
- the gcvH gene encoding glycine cleavage system protein GcvH: MSKLPQELKYSEEHEWVKTEDGNVRIGITDFAQSELGDIVFVELPEVGDEIEANEPFGSVESVKTVSELYAPVSGKVVEVNEDLDDSPEFVNESPYEKAWMIVVEPTDSSELDKLMSPSEYSSMINEEE, translated from the coding sequence ATGAGTAAATTACCACAAGAGCTAAAGTATTCTGAAGAACACGAATGGGTAAAAACGGAAGATGGAAACGTACGAATTGGGATTACGGACTTTGCGCAATCTGAATTAGGCGATATTGTTTTTGTTGAATTACCTGAAGTTGGGGATGAAATTGAAGCAAATGAACCGTTTGGTAGTGTAGAGTCAGTGAAAACTGTGTCAGAATTGTATGCGCCAGTAAGCGGAAAAGTCGTTGAAGTGAACGAAGACTTAGATGACTCACCAGAGTTTGTCAATGAGTCACCGTATGAAAAAGCATGGATGATCGTTGTAGAGCCAACAGATTCAAGTGAACTGGACAAGCTCATGTCTCCAAGTGAATATAGTAGCATGATTAATGAAGAAGAGTAA
- a CDS encoding cysteine desulfurase, with amino-acid sequence MNAKEIKKLFPILDQHVNGNPLVYLDSAATSQKPIQVIEKLDDYYRRYNSNVHRGVHTLGTMATDEYEGARDKVRAFLNANDTAEIIFTRGTTTALNLVAQSYGDENVREGDEIVITPMEHHSNIIPWQQLAKRTGALLKYIPLQNDGTIALADVEDVVTEKTKIVSVMHVSNVLGTVNPIKEIATIAHKNGAIMVVDGAQSAPHIKVDVQDLNCDFFAFSGHKLGGPTGIGALYGKKALLENMEPIEFGGEMIDFVGLQESTWKELPWKFEGGTPIIAGAIGMGAAIDFITDIGFNEIEQHEKELVDYSFDRLKDLPDLTIFGPRDRAGVVTFQLGDVHPHDVATVLDAQGIAVRAGHHCAQPLMKWLNVVATARASYYVYNTKEDIDALANGLVKAKEYFSDVFS; translated from the coding sequence ATGAACGCAAAGGAGATAAAGAAGCTTTTTCCAATCCTTGATCAGCATGTGAATGGAAATCCGCTCGTCTATCTCGATAGTGCGGCTACATCACAGAAGCCGATTCAAGTTATTGAAAAGTTAGATGACTATTACCGTCGCTACAACTCGAATGTTCACCGAGGTGTTCATACTCTTGGAACGATGGCAACAGACGAATATGAGGGTGCTCGTGATAAAGTACGAGCATTCCTTAATGCGAATGATACGGCAGAAATTATTTTTACAAGAGGCACTACGACAGCACTTAACTTAGTTGCACAAAGCTATGGGGATGAAAATGTTCGAGAAGGGGACGAAATTGTTATTACGCCAATGGAGCACCACTCAAACATTATTCCATGGCAACAATTAGCTAAACGAACAGGAGCACTATTAAAATACATTCCGCTTCAAAATGACGGCACAATCGCGTTAGCGGATGTTGAAGATGTTGTTACAGAAAAAACAAAAATCGTCTCGGTTATGCACGTATCAAATGTGCTTGGAACGGTAAACCCTATTAAGGAGATTGCCACCATTGCCCACAAGAACGGTGCTATTATGGTCGTTGATGGCGCACAAAGCGCCCCGCATATTAAAGTGGATGTGCAAGACTTAAATTGTGACTTCTTTGCTTTCTCCGGTCACAAATTAGGTGGTCCTACGGGTATCGGTGCTTTATATGGTAAAAAGGCATTACTAGAAAACATGGAGCCGATTGAATTTGGCGGTGAAATGATTGATTTTGTAGGTTTACAAGAATCCACATGGAAAGAGCTTCCTTGGAAATTTGAAGGCGGCACACCTATTATTGCTGGGGCGATTGGCATGGGTGCAGCCATTGATTTTATTACGGATATAGGTTTTAATGAAATTGAACAGCATGAAAAGGAACTAGTTGATTATTCGTTTGACCGGTTGAAGGATCTTCCAGATTTAACGATTTTTGGACCTCGTGACCGTGCTGGTGTTGTTACATTCCAGCTTGGTGACGTACATCCACATGATGTGGCAACGGTATTAGACGCACAAGGTATTGCTGTTCGTGCTGGTCACCACTGTGCACAGCCACTTATGAAATGGTTAAATGTTGTTGCGACAGCGAGAGCAAGCTACTACGTTTATAACACAAAAGAAGATATTGACGCTCTGGCAAACGGTTTAGTCAAGGCAAAGGAGTACTTTAGCGATGTCTTCTCGTGA
- a CDS encoding ABC transporter substrate-binding protein: MRKWLYSTIAFTFVLTGCNDSGNEESEQQEETGYTVEDARGMKLTFDVPPETIISILPSNTEIIFALGQGDKVIGVSDTDVYPEEVTEIEVVAEYENPYVERMLELDPDLIIGYDYGSNEMAQLNDVGLPAFAIDSAQTMADIFEDIQTIADVLAVPEEGERLIAEMKAEFDKIAEAVADVEKRSVYFEISPSPDIWTLGAGTFQHEMLEIAGLENVFSDVEGWTSISDEEVVERNPELIYTTVNYTDDPLEDIRQRDGWSTIEAIQQDQLEQMPPDIMDRPGPRIAEATRVLAETAYPEAFE, from the coding sequence ATGAGAAAATGGCTATATTCAACAATAGCATTCACTTTTGTGTTAACGGGTTGCAATGATTCTGGAAACGAGGAAAGTGAACAACAAGAAGAGACAGGTTATACAGTGGAAGATGCACGTGGAATGAAATTGACGTTTGATGTGCCTCCTGAAACGATTATTTCAATTTTGCCTAGTAACACAGAAATTATTTTCGCTTTAGGGCAAGGAGATAAAGTGATTGGTGTATCGGATACAGATGTTTATCCGGAAGAAGTGACTGAAATAGAAGTCGTTGCTGAGTATGAAAATCCATATGTTGAACGGATGCTTGAACTGGACCCTGATCTTATTATTGGGTATGACTATGGTTCAAATGAGATGGCACAGCTAAATGATGTCGGCTTACCTGCCTTTGCTATTGATTCCGCACAAACGATGGCTGACATTTTTGAAGATATTCAAACCATTGCTGATGTGCTTGCTGTTCCTGAAGAAGGAGAACGATTAATTGCAGAAATGAAAGCTGAATTTGATAAAATCGCTGAAGCCGTTGCAGATGTTGAGAAGCGTTCTGTTTATTTTGAAATAAGTCCATCTCCAGATATTTGGACGCTAGGTGCAGGTACATTTCAACATGAGATGCTTGAAATCGCAGGGTTAGAAAATGTATTTTCGGACGTTGAAGGCTGGACGAGTATTAGTGACGAAGAAGTTGTTGAAAGAAATCCAGAACTTATTTATACAACTGTGAATTATACCGACGATCCACTTGAAGACATTCGCCAGCGGGATGGTTGGAGTACGATTGAAGCCATTCAACAAGATCAATTAGAACAGATGCCGCCGGATATTATGGATCGTCCGGGTCCGAGAATCGCAGAAGCAACAAGAGTTTTAGCCGAAACCGCTTATCCTGAAGCGTTTGAATAA
- a CDS encoding arsenate reductase family protein → MSVTLYEYPKCGTCRNAKKWLDAQSVSYEAIHIVENPPSAEELKELHQKSGLELKAFFNTSGKKYRELDLKNKRAHMSEQEQYELLASDGMLIKRPIVTDGTKVTLGFKEEQFETNWA, encoded by the coding sequence ATGAGTGTAACACTATATGAATACCCGAAATGTGGTACATGCCGTAATGCGAAGAAGTGGTTGGATGCACAAAGTGTTTCATATGAAGCCATTCATATTGTGGAAAACCCACCTAGTGCCGAGGAGTTAAAAGAGCTACATCAAAAAAGTGGTTTAGAGCTCAAGGCATTTTTTAATACAAGTGGAAAAAAATACCGTGAACTAGACTTGAAAAATAAGCGAGCACATATGTCAGAGCAAGAGCAATATGAATTGTTGGCGTCCGACGGAATGTTGATTAAGCGACCAATTGTAACGGATGGCACGAAGGTTACCTTGGGCTTTAAAGAAGAACAATTTGAAACGAACTGGGCTTAA
- a CDS encoding methionine ABC transporter ATP-binding protein, which translates to MISLTGISKTYATKTTTVHAVDQVDLHISKGNVFGIIGYSGAGKSTLVRLLNLLERPTTGEVLLDGVNLATLGKQALREERQKIGMIFQHFNLLWSRTVKENISFPLEVAKVPAAERKKRIEELIDLVGLRGREDNYPAQLSGGQKQRVGIARALANNPKVLLCDEATSALDPKTTESILDLLTDINKKLNLTIVLITHEMHVIQKICHEVAVMSDGKIVEQGPVIDVFRRPKEAMTKEFVKQVAHVQSDELMLDDVTLQEGEQIFALTFIGNPAEDQLVTELIRSFPIDISILQGNISKLQQGSYGKLYLRVAGEQETIVKALEWIRSKQVEVEVLKHA; encoded by the coding sequence TTGATTTCGTTAACGGGAATCAGTAAAACATATGCGACAAAAACAACGACTGTCCATGCTGTCGATCAAGTAGATCTGCATATTAGCAAAGGGAATGTGTTTGGTATTATTGGCTATAGTGGTGCAGGAAAAAGTACGCTCGTACGATTGTTAAACTTACTAGAAAGACCGACTACTGGAGAGGTTCTGTTAGACGGAGTTAATTTAGCTACCCTTGGAAAACAAGCGTTACGTGAAGAACGTCAAAAGATAGGCATGATCTTTCAACATTTTAATTTACTATGGTCTCGAACAGTGAAAGAAAACATTTCGTTTCCGTTAGAAGTTGCGAAAGTACCAGCAGCTGAGCGGAAAAAGCGAATTGAAGAATTAATTGATCTTGTTGGGCTACGTGGACGAGAAGATAATTATCCAGCACAACTAAGTGGTGGTCAGAAGCAACGTGTTGGAATTGCTCGGGCTTTAGCCAACAATCCAAAAGTGTTGTTGTGTGATGAGGCAACGTCTGCCCTTGACCCAAAAACAACGGAATCCATCTTAGATTTGTTAACAGATATTAATAAGAAGCTCAACTTAACCATTGTGCTCATCACCCATGAAATGCACGTGATCCAAAAGATCTGTCATGAAGTGGCTGTAATGAGTGATGGAAAAATTGTCGAGCAAGGACCAGTTATTGATGTGTTTCGTCGTCCAAAAGAAGCAATGACGAAGGAATTCGTTAAGCAAGTTGCCCATGTTCAATCGGATGAGCTAATGCTAGATGATGTTACCCTTCAAGAAGGTGAGCAAATCTTTGCACTAACGTTTATTGGGAATCCAGCAGAAGATCAACTTGTGACGGAGCTAATTCGCTCTTTTCCGATCGACATTTCAATATTACAAGGAAATATATCAAAGTTACAGCAAGGCTCGTACGGAAAGCTATATTTACGAGTTGCAGGAGAACAGGAAACAATCGTGAAGGCACTAGAATGGATACGCAGTAAGCAAGTGGAAGTGGAGGTGTTGAAGCATGCTTGA
- a CDS encoding MFS transporter has translation MKVITKLFHPYNQTVRSFFLSSLCFNTAMGIFIVMYPFFVRELGYDDQLNGSIIACQAAATAIALLPAGIIGDRFGRKNMLLIGASMLAVSFFIRSVGTAEWLLVVGAGVTGFFFAFLQVSAIPLLAEHSKEKQRVKLFSLHAALMMAANVFGHLFGGMMTDGLFAWTSLTMLQAIQVTLFSACVLACVAFFPLLKVKESQKVNSVQELAVAKSYIPKRREWKLIGLFAFSSLLIGFGSGLVIPYLNLYFNDRFHLNYSTIGLVLSLGQAMTVIAMLIGPKVVDRVGEVRAVFLLQMGSIPFLLMTAFTNVIWFAIIGFLFRQALMNAGNPIQAALVMRLIHPQMRGTANSVTQMVFQLGWALMGPVSMGIVAVYGAYTGYAIVFCITAALYVIGSIYFFLVFQKKVAEYEQLNTLDTKKQLDL, from the coding sequence ATGAAAGTAATAACTAAGTTGTTTCATCCTTATAATCAGACTGTTCGTTCTTTTTTTCTTTCGTCGCTTTGCTTCAATACAGCTATGGGGATTTTTATCGTCATGTACCCATTTTTTGTTCGGGAATTAGGTTATGATGATCAACTAAATGGCTCGATTATAGCCTGTCAAGCAGCTGCAACAGCAATAGCGCTATTACCGGCTGGCATAATTGGTGACCGCTTTGGACGTAAGAACATGTTGTTAATTGGCGCAAGTATGTTAGCGGTCAGTTTTTTTATTCGATCAGTAGGAACCGCTGAATGGTTGTTAGTAGTAGGAGCAGGTGTAACTGGATTTTTCTTCGCTTTCTTACAAGTGTCTGCTATTCCTTTATTAGCAGAGCACTCAAAAGAAAAACAGCGAGTAAAGTTATTCTCCCTCCATGCTGCCTTAATGATGGCAGCAAATGTTTTTGGCCATTTATTTGGCGGCATGATGACAGATGGATTGTTTGCATGGACATCATTAACGATGCTTCAAGCGATTCAAGTGACTCTGTTTAGTGCTTGTGTGTTAGCGTGTGTCGCATTTTTTCCCTTATTAAAGGTAAAAGAATCACAAAAAGTAAACAGCGTACAAGAACTAGCTGTTGCGAAATCGTACATACCTAAAAGAAGAGAATGGAAGCTCATTGGTTTATTCGCCTTCTCTAGTTTGTTAATTGGATTTGGTTCAGGACTAGTTATTCCATACTTGAATCTTTATTTCAACGATCGGTTCCATTTAAACTACTCGACAATCGGTCTTGTGTTATCGCTAGGCCAAGCCATGACAGTTATTGCCATGTTAATTGGACCAAAAGTCGTTGACCGTGTAGGGGAAGTTCGTGCAGTATTTTTACTACAAATGGGCTCTATTCCTTTTTTACTCATGACAGCATTTACAAATGTCATTTGGTTCGCCATCATCGGTTTCCTCTTTAGGCAAGCGTTAATGAATGCAGGTAATCCCATTCAAGCGGCACTTGTAATGAGATTAATTCATCCTCAGATGAGGGGGACTGCGAACTCAGTCACACAAATGGTGTTTCAACTAGGTTGGGCACTAATGGGTCCAGTTTCAATGGGAATTGTGGCAGTATATGGTGCTTACACAGGTTATGCTATTGTATTCTGTATTACTGCAGCGCTTTATGTGATTGGTTCCATTTATTTTTTCCTTGTTTTTCAAAAAAAGGTAGCAGAATATGAACAATTGAATACGCTGGATACGAAAAAGCAACTGGACTTATAA
- the sufC gene encoding Fe-S cluster assembly ATPase SufC — protein MSVPNLKIENLHVSIDDKEILKDFNLEINGGEIHAIMGPNGTGKSTLASAIMGHPKYEITSGSVTMDGEDVLEMEVDERARAGMFLAMQYPSEISGITNADFMRSAINANREEGDELSLMKFIRKMDEKMDVLDMDQSFAQRYLNEGFSGGEKKRNEILQLLMLEPRIAILDEIDSGLDIDALKVVSEGVNQMRGENFGCLIITHYQRLLDYITPDKVHVMMQGRIVKSGGAELAERLEAEGYDWIKEELGIEDERVDAGQEA, from the coding sequence ATGTCTGTACCTAACTTAAAGATTGAGAATTTACACGTCTCTATTGACGATAAGGAAATCTTAAAGGATTTTAATCTAGAAATTAACGGTGGAGAAATCCACGCCATTATGGGACCTAACGGAACAGGTAAATCAACACTTGCTTCTGCCATTATGGGTCATCCTAAATACGAAATTACGAGCGGTTCTGTCACAATGGATGGCGAAGATGTACTTGAAATGGAAGTGGACGAGCGTGCTCGCGCTGGTATGTTTTTAGCGATGCAATATCCAAGTGAGATTAGTGGTATTACGAATGCGGACTTTATGCGTTCAGCGATTAATGCAAACCGTGAGGAAGGCGACGAGCTATCTTTGATGAAATTCATCCGTAAAATGGACGAAAAAATGGATGTTCTTGACATGGATCAATCTTTTGCGCAGCGTTACTTAAACGAAGGTTTCTCAGGCGGTGAGAAAAAGCGTAATGAAATTCTGCAATTGCTTATGTTAGAGCCGCGCATCGCGATCCTGGATGAGATTGATTCTGGTTTAGATATTGATGCGTTAAAAGTTGTATCTGAAGGTGTAAACCAAATGCGTGGTGAAAACTTCGGTTGCTTAATTATTACTCACTATCAACGTTTGCTTGACTACATCACGCCAGATAAAGTACACGTTATGATGCAAGGTCGTATTGTAAAATCTGGTGGAGCAGAGCTTGCTGAGCGTCTTGAGGCAGAAGGATATGACTGGATTAAAGAAGAGCTTGGAATTGAAGATGAGCGAGTTGACGCTGGTCAAGAAGCGTAA
- a CDS encoding MetQ/NlpA family ABC transporter substrate-binding protein has translation MKTFLKTVGIASVSFALVACGSGDEENTNTGENGGDEEETTIRISASNIPHAEILEEAAPILEEQGIILDIQVAQDYILPNMGLADGEFDANYFQHRPYLEDQMAENENFDFAEAGAIHVEPIGLYSQDYDNLNDIPDGATVMMSNSVADQGRILSLLQENGLLTLEEGVSVDATEADIVENPKNLVFDMSPDAEFLPQAYQTNEAEVVAINSNYALGADISPTEDSIAIEGEDNPYVNLIVVQSGNENDEAIQALVDVLRSDDIKSFIEETYNGAVIPAE, from the coding sequence ATGAAGACATTTTTGAAAACAGTAGGGATTGCAAGCGTATCGTTTGCTTTAGTCGCTTGTGGATCAGGTGATGAAGAGAACACGAACACAGGAGAGAATGGTGGAGACGAAGAAGAAACAACGATTCGTATTAGTGCTTCAAATATTCCTCATGCAGAAATTTTAGAAGAAGCAGCGCCAATCTTAGAAGAGCAAGGTATCATTCTTGATATTCAAGTTGCTCAAGATTATATTTTACCGAATATGGGGTTAGCAGATGGCGAATTTGATGCGAATTACTTTCAACACCGTCCTTATTTAGAAGATCAAATGGCAGAAAATGAAAATTTTGATTTCGCCGAAGCTGGTGCAATCCATGTTGAGCCAATCGGGCTTTATTCGCAAGACTACGATAACTTAAATGACATTCCAGATGGCGCGACGGTGATGATGAGTAATTCTGTTGCCGATCAAGGGAGAATCCTTTCGTTGCTTCAAGAAAATGGGTTACTCACACTTGAAGAAGGCGTTTCTGTTGATGCAACTGAAGCAGACATTGTGGAAAATCCGAAAAATCTAGTGTTTGACATGAGTCCAGATGCAGAATTCTTGCCTCAAGCGTACCAAACAAATGAAGCAGAAGTGGTGGCAATTAATTCAAACTATGCTTTAGGCGCTGATATTTCGCCAACAGAAGATTCTATTGCCATTGAAGGCGAAGATAATCCGTATGTAAACTTAATTGTTGTTCAAAGTGGAAATGAGAACGATGAAGCGATTCAAGCCCTTGTTGATGTTTTAAGATCAGATGACATCAAGTCATTTATTGAAGAAACATATAATGGAGCAGTTATTCCTGCTGAATAA